The genomic region GCCACGGCGGTCCGCCTTTACGTCGCTCATCACTGCGGTGTTGTTGGCGGCCTGAAACTGGGCGTAGCCGAGGGTGAGGATAATCAGCGGGCCGATGTACCCGGCAATGCCGAGGTTCGGTGGCGTCAGTGCGAGCAACAGGCAGCCGGTCAGCATCGCCAGTAGCCCGACAATCGTCATCGGCCCGCTGCCGAAACGGTCGGTCAAACGCCCCGCAGGTACGCCCATCAATGCGGAAACGCAGGGCCCGACTGCCATGGTCAGGCCCATCCAGGCGGGGTCGAGACCCGCACCGTGGGTCAGGTAGAACGGCCCGACGACGAGTGTCGCCATCATCACCGCCGATACCAGCGCGCTCATGGCCAGGCCGGCGCTCAGGGTCGAATCCCGTAGCGTCGACAGGAAACTGAACCTGGATTGAGCAGGCTGTCGCTCGCGGCGGTCGACGCGCAGATAACGCCGGGCGAGGGCAAAGGTCAGCAACCCCAGCGGCACGGTGATGAAGAACAGCGCGCGCCAGCCAAACCCGGCGATCAACATCCCGCCAAGGCTTGGCCCCAGCGCGGTGCCCATGGCCGACATCGTGCCCAGCAAACCCATGGCACGGCCGGTACGCTCCTGGGCGACGGTCTCACCCACCAGCGCCATGGTCATCGCCATCATGATCGCCGCGCCCAGGCCTTGCAGGGCGCGGGCGGCAATCAACAGCCCGAGGGACGGGGCCATGCCGCACAAGGCCGAGGCCACGGTGAAGAGCAGTAACCCCGCCAGTAGCAAGCGGCTGCGGCCCATCAGGTCGCCCAGTCGCCCGACGCTGACGATCACGGCGGTGATCGCCAGCAAGTATGCGAGCACCACCCACTGCGCCGCCTGAAAGGATGCGTCAAACGCTTGTACCAGGCTTGGCAGGCCAACGTTGGCGATGCTGGTGCCCAAAGACGCCAGCAACATGGACAGCGACAGGGCGGCGAGGGCGCCACGGGGTGCAGGTGATTTCATCAAGAGGCTCCTGGATTTGACCGCTGTCGGAAATCTACGCCGTCACCTAACATGGCGGAAGGCGCAGCATTTGCACTTTATACGTGCGCCAAACGCCCTGTGAGGTCTGCCGTGTCGACACCTGATTTCAATCTGCTGGTCACCCTGGATGTGTTGCTCGCCGAAGGCAGCGTCGCCCGTGCCGCTCAACGCTTGCGCCTGAGCCCGTCGGCGATGAGTCGGGCGTTGGCGCGACTGCGGGAAACCACGGGCGATCCGTTACTGGTGCGTGCTGGACGCGGCCTGGTACCCACGCCGCGGGCGTTGGCGTTGCGCGAACAGGTCAGTCAGTTGGTGCAGGACGCCGAAGCAGTCTTGCGACCGGCGGCGACGCTGGACCTAAGTCAACTGGTACGCACCTTCACCTTGCGCACCAGCGACGGATTTGTTGAAAACTTCGGCCCGGCGCTGTTGACGCGGATCGCCCGGGAGGCGCCGGGCGTGAGGTTGCGCTTCGTGCAGAAGCCGGACAAAGGCAGTACGCCGCTGCGCGACGGCAGCGTCGACTTGGAAACCGGCGTGGTCGACAGCAGCGCCAGCCCCGAGGTGCTGACCCAGGCGCTGTTTCGCGACCGGTTTATCGGCGTGGTGCGCAAAGGGCACCCGCTGAGCGAAGGCATCGTCACACCGCAACGCTTCGCCGAGGGCCAGCACATCTACGTGTCCCGGCGCGGTCGTGATCAGGGCCAGATCCATCAAACCCTTGAAGCGCTGGGGCTGACCCGGGACGTGGTAACCATCGTCGCCGGCTTCTCCACCGCCCTGGCGTTAGCCCGCAGCACCGACCTGATCGCCAGCGTGCCGGAGCGCCATACCGCCAACCTGCACAGCGACCTCCATCGCTTTGCGCTACCGTTTGCCTTCCCGGACTTCACCGTGTCGATGCTCTGGCACCCGCGCCTGGACGCCGACCTGGCCCATCGCTGGCTGCGCGGTTGCCTGCGGGAAGTGTGTGCGCAATGAGCCGAGCCTGGACACCCCTTTGGAAAGCGCCACAATGGGTGTTTCCGGGTCCACGGCGGCCCTTCAGCAGGTACAATCCGCCGGGCCTTAAAATGAAACACCAGGAATTCGAATGTTCAGCCTTACCCATTATGAAACCCCATGCGCCGAGCCGATCAACGCGCAGATCCTGCAGATGGTGGTCGACAACCTGACGGACATCAGCATGGTCGCCATCCCGCCGAGCAACCTGCTGTACAACGTCTACCAGTACGCGATCGGCTACGAAGTGCACCTGTACCTCGAAGCGCTGGGCGGCTCCAAAGGCATTGCGGTTGAATTGATCGTCGCACTGGACGCGCAGGAGCAGGTGATCGGCTTCCTGCTGTACCTGCCGGTGAAAGACGATCCCGAGGCGTGCGGCGTGGCGTACATGGCGGTGCACGCCAGCCATCGGCGCAAAGGCGTGGCGCGGGCGATGATGCAGGACATGCTGGCCCGCTACCCCCATGCCGAACTGACCTGCGCGGTAGAGAAGGTACCGGCGTTCGAGTCCATGGGCTTTCAACTGCGCGGCGTGCGCGGTACCCAGGTGCTGATGAACACCCGCGACTACAGCACTGACGGTCTGATGGGTTTGCTGGATGTGGCGTCGATCTACAGCTCGCTGGAGGTGCGACAGATCCACACTTATCTCCTGCAAAAACACGGTAAGCGGGCGATGATCGATGCGGAAAAACAACGTGATCGTCACTTCGACCAAATGACCCACAAGGCCCGGATGTTTGTGCACGCAAGGCTGGGCTAACGCGCTCCTCGACTCACCATCGACTTGATGCTTGCAAACAGCTCCTCCTGTGCCTCCAGCGCGCTGATTTCCCCGCTCGCTGCGGCATGGGACAAGGCTTCCGCTGCACCCAGCATCCCCCTCAAACCGGCCTGGGTTATCACACCGTCCATGGCAAAAGGGGCGAGGGCATCGCGGCACTTGCCGAGGAATATCACGTCGTACTCACGCTTGATGCTCTCCAGTTCCGGACTGCCAGCCAAGGCGGAAATCACGCCCGGAATTTCACGTCCCTGCAGCAACACACAGTCGACATAGCACGAGGCGATGACCCACGCGCGGTCGTCCAGGGTGGGTTCGCTGGCTTCGATCGCGGCGGCAAACACTTGGTTCTGACGGGCGTCGAAATCTTCATACAGCGCGGCCAACAGCCCCGCGCGATCGCCAAAATGGCCATACACCACCGGCTTTGTAACACCGGCCAACTCAGCCAGGTGCCCCAGGGTCAGGGCATCGGTGCCTTCTTCTCGCACCAGTTGCCAGGCCACGTCGAGCAACTGGCGCAACCGGTCATCCCGGGACAGGCGACGGCGAGGGGCAGGGGATTGATCGCTTGACATGCTTATATACCAAAAGTAACTTACCAGCGGTAACTTAGCTCAAGCCTACTCAATTTGCCTTCTCATCGCCACCCCGAAGGAGTCACCGCTATGCACGCGCTGATCGTTGTTGCTCATCATGACTCACACTCCCTGAACCACAGCCTCGCCAAACAGACCGCCGCCGGCATAACCGCCGCCGGCCACACCTTTGAAATCGCCGACCTCGCCGCTGAAGGTTTCGACCCGCGTTACAACGCCGCCGACCATAAAGTGCATCGCACCCGCGCCACGCCGCCGGCCGACGTACTGGCCGAACAGGCCCGTCTGGACCGCGCCGACGCCTTGGTGCTGGTGTTCCCGATATTCTGGTGGTCGATGCCGGCCTTGCTCAAGGGCTGGATCGACCGGGTATTCGTCAACGGTTGGGCGATCGACTACAGCC from Pseudomonas yamanorum harbors:
- a CDS encoding MFS transporter, which encodes MKSPAPRGALAALSLSMLLASLGTSIANVGLPSLVQAFDASFQAAQWVVLAYLLAITAVIVSVGRLGDLMGRSRLLLAGLLLFTVASALCGMAPSLGLLIAARALQGLGAAIMMAMTMALVGETVAQERTGRAMGLLGTMSAMGTALGPSLGGMLIAGFGWRALFFITVPLGLLTFALARRYLRVDRRERQPAQSRFSFLSTLRDSTLSAGLAMSALVSAVMMATLVVGPFYLTHGAGLDPAWMGLTMAVGPCVSALMGVPAGRLTDRFGSGPMTIVGLLAMLTGCLLLALTPPNLGIAGYIGPLIILTLGYAQFQAANNTAVMSDVKADRRGVVAGLLNLSRNLGLIAGASALGAVFARVSGNLATATPVDVGSGMRATFGVALALIGVGLFLALRARFRVTPVLTR
- a CDS encoding LysR family transcriptional regulator is translated as MSTPDFNLLVTLDVLLAEGSVARAAQRLRLSPSAMSRALARLRETTGDPLLVRAGRGLVPTPRALALREQVSQLVQDAEAVLRPAATLDLSQLVRTFTLRTSDGFVENFGPALLTRIAREAPGVRLRFVQKPDKGSTPLRDGSVDLETGVVDSSASPEVLTQALFRDRFIGVVRKGHPLSEGIVTPQRFAEGQHIYVSRRGRDQGQIHQTLEALGLTRDVVTIVAGFSTALALARSTDLIASVPERHTANLHSDLHRFALPFAFPDFTVSMLWHPRLDADLAHRWLRGCLREVCAQ
- a CDS encoding GNAT family N-acetyltransferase; the encoded protein is MFSLTHYETPCAEPINAQILQMVVDNLTDISMVAIPPSNLLYNVYQYAIGYEVHLYLEALGGSKGIAVELIVALDAQEQVIGFLLYLPVKDDPEACGVAYMAVHASHRRKGVARAMMQDMLARYPHAELTCAVEKVPAFESMGFQLRGVRGTQVLMNTRDYSTDGLMGLLDVASIYSSLEVRQIHTYLLQKHGKRAMIDAEKQRDRHFDQMTHKARMFVHARLG
- a CDS encoding TetR/AcrR family transcriptional regulator, which codes for MSSDQSPAPRRRLSRDDRLRQLLDVAWQLVREEGTDALTLGHLAELAGVTKPVVYGHFGDRAGLLAALYEDFDARQNQVFAAAIEASEPTLDDRAWVIASCYVDCVLLQGREIPGVISALAGSPELESIKREYDVIFLGKCRDALAPFAMDGVITQAGLRGMLGAAEALSHAAASGEISALEAQEELFASIKSMVSRGAR
- a CDS encoding NAD(P)H-dependent oxidoreductase, producing MHALIVVAHHDSHSLNHSLAKQTAAGITAAGHTFEIADLAAEGFDPRYNAADHKVHRTRATPPADVLAEQARLDRADALVLVFPIFWWSMPALLKGWIDRVFVNGWAIDYSLETKVVKKLGHLQVHLLGVGGADEGVFERHGYANAMRTQIDHGIFDYCGAKVLTSELLLDSESGAAEQHLETVAKLGRQLFVTLEPCETA